GGGAGCCACTTGGCGGGAATCTCGTTCGCCTTGACCTCCCGACCAAGGCGATACCACTTGTCGGCGCTCTTTGCGACGCGAACGTCTTTGCGACGAAATATCTTCTCCAAGGGCCCCCGGCTGCCTGTTGCGACCGTTCCGGAcggcctcgcctcgggcacCAAGACCTCGTGCCTTCGGAGATGCCGTTCCAGCGCAAATACAGGGTGATCCTTAAAGTCCTGAACGTTGCGTGGCATGGGCTCTCTTGCCTCCACTGCAGCCAGCTCTGTCTCCTCAATCTGGTCGAGGTCGGTACGCCTAATCGGTCGGTAGAGTTTCATGACCCTTTGCCACCATTGCCCACCGTCGTCGCGTGCGCTCTCCACGCGCAGCCTGCGTGTCTTGGCCGTGTATGCCTTCGCGTAGCGCCGCGTGACGTCTCGGGCCGTCCCGTCGGCCTCAAACGCCACCACATAAGAGAGGCAGTTTTCCTTGTCCGTAATGGGCGGCTCAAAGACCTTGGGCTTCCAGAATGTGTGTAGTACGACGGGGTCCACGGGTTGCCACTTTTGATGTCCAACGTCAAGGACCTCGACCCAGTACACCGGGTACGGGGACTCTCGAATTTTTATCGGGGCGTCGAAAGCCCGACTCTGCCCAGGAGGGGGCTGGACCGGGGCAAAGTTGTATGCCGTCGCGTTGGGGTGGCccagccgtcgacgcgcagTTGCGCTGCTAGGGGATGCCGCACTCGCGCTTTCGGCGAGAGCTTCATACttggcgagcgcctcgcgAGCCCGCTCCTTGTGCGATGACTTCGTGGGAGTCGcgttcttcttgggcttcgggagcgacggcgcgctcgagtGAAAAGAAAGCGGCTGAAGTGAGCAGACCAGCCTTGCCCGGACGCCTATGCTCCTCAGCAGCGCGCAGTACAGCTGTGCGCCGACATCACGCGAGCCCTGCAGATTTCTCGCCATCTTCTGAAAGTCTTTGCGGTCTAGGCACGAATCCATGTCACTTGGAGGCTCATACTTTTGCGCATGTGTGAGTACTCGCCCACTCAAACGTCGGGCTAGAAGGACTCACATCTTGAAGTTGGGCTGGATCCTCTGCCCATAGAGCACGTCGTAACCCTCTCTCTTTGATCTGAAACTTATTCTCCCACATGATTCCTGCCTGCTTGAGCCCATTCTTCAAGCTCTCCGCCTGGCCAAACTGCGACAGATTGGATCCTGGGTTGAGGTAATTGATCGTCTTCGCATCAAGATGCGGGCGCAGAGACTCCTGAACTTTGGTGTCGTTGCACCAGCGGTTGCGGCGCGAGACGTGAGAAAGGAGACATAAGAGATGGACTTGATGGATTTGAATGCGGCGCTCTTTTTCCTCCCTGGTGATGGGCTTGCGTCTCTCTCTGGCCCTGCCTGGCATCGTGGCGGACTGCTGCGCCGTGAGGTTGAGTTCCAAAGAAGCTGGTTCGGCGGGTTTTGCGTCGCCCAGCGGCTTCGCAAAGTCCATGTCCTCAAAATTCCTttcatcctcgtcttcgtcatcctcatcctcttcATCCGTGTCCAGCTCCAGTGTCTGCAGCGTAGGTTCTGGGATGACCACGTCCTGGAATTCCAcgtcttcatcttcatcttcacTTGCGGATCCATCAGCCGCCTGGGCTTTTGCATGAGTTGAAGCCCCGGAGTCCAAAACCTTTTCATCTTCGTGGTTTGCcgttcttcttcgccgttTCAGAGGCGGTTCGGAGGAAACATCCTCATGTGCAGAAACACCAGCCTCTGCCAGCATCTGCTGGTAAATGTCGCGCTCTTCATTGCCGCCGCTCGGCCCCAGTCGGGCAGTGCTCCGGCTGGTCGCCTTACGTCCTTTCGCGACCATGCTTACATGTCGATCGAGCGTTGCCAGGACGGAAGGTGGGATCGTTGATTATCCAGATTCACGGGCACGCCTGGATCACGAGAAGGCGGTTGCGTCATGCCTGGTGATGCGCGAAGTCACGTGCGCTGGAGACATGGGAGGGGTCCAGCCATGAACGATCCGGGCCAATTCCAAAACAATAGCAGGATCGATGATGAATATACAATGAGCTCAATCATCTTCGATTATCAAGTCATAAAGGAACACGGTTCAAGCTGAGCTGTTTATTACTGCTCATTGCTCAAtaaggcaggcaggtcgCAATTGGGACATGCCGTTGATCGCCCTCGCTTGACTCTTGCCGACTTCTTCCTTCGTAATCGGCGTTCGATGCATAGTGATCGATTCAGGCAAAGACCATCGGGCTGCGCATTGATTACACCCGTCGTATGCTATATCCATCATTTATTCGAATTCGTCAAACGGAGCCtggcgcgtcggcgtgggGGACGGTCAGTCCACGGCCCCCACCAACCCACTCTTGTGTGCAAATCTCTTTTCCCGTCTCATCTCTCTACTCACTCTGAGAGAGTCATCCCGCAACGATCGGATGTGATATCAAACGCACTCGACGAGGGTACTTCTATCTCAATTGACACTGTCTCCACGTGAATTACGCAGACAAAGGAAACGAATTTGATTGAAATTCCCCAGACAGGCAGCACTGTTGGTATACCGCGTTCAATCCTGACACCGGCCATTCAGAATTACCGGCTGAATAACGCCATGACAATGTGAGCACAGCGCCCATCGCTTATTTGGTCAACCAGCCCAAGTAATCAGCGACAATCAGTGTCACCATCCTAAATACCGTCAGTCAGATGCTGAGAAGCTCGCCTTGGTCTTGGGGCACTCACGCATGCGGAGCAATTCGAACATAGTATGTACTGAAGCCACGATAGAACCGCAGAATCCCTTCTTGCTTGGCGACTTTGGCGAAGCAGTCAGCCATGCCCTTGTAAGGTAGCTTTCCGTCGGGTCCTTTCTGCTGCTTCTGAAGGCGAGTTTTGACAAAGTCGAAAGGCAAGCTGAAGAAGCTGGCAAAGAAGCCAGCTATCGCGCTTGCAGTCAGGGtctgcgagcgagcggacAAGTCCGTCTTCTGTTTAAGTTGCACCTTGGCCTCACTGAAGAAGGCAAGCTGGCCAAAATTGAGTGCCATGGCACGCACAAcggtcggcgccgcgccggaccAGAGCGCACCCACACCTTCGCTTTTGGCGATCGATCCAAGTGCGTCTATGACGGACTTGTAGTTCTTTCGCTCAGCTAGTGGCTTCAGTCCGTCGCTTTGCATAcggatgagggcgaggtcaGCTGGGTTCCCgatcatggcggcgatgccgccagCGGTAAGGCCCGCTGTCGCGCGCTCACGGAAGCCAATGCTCCTGTCCTGGGCtttcgccctcgccgtcaatCGGCCCATGATGGTGTCGAAGAGACCCAAGCGGGCCGTGGTATATACAGCCTGGCGGAGCAGGCCAGCAGACAGTCCCGTGTACAAATCCAGGACCTTGCCGCTCGAGATGATTTGGCGAGTGACGGACAGAGGTGTGGGTTTCGGACCCGTAGACGTTCCCTCGCCCGCAAGTTGAATGCGCACTTTGACCATGTCAACGGGTTGGATTACCGTGGTAGCCACCATGCCACTGATGCCACCATTGATGAACGGCAGCGCGGCTCTCATAAATGGTGTGTGTAGAACATcattggcgacggcgacgccatccccCTTTGCGGCATTCATGACTTCGGTGGTCTTGTTCCGAGCCGATTCAGCGGCTTGTTTGAGACTGCCGGTCATCGTGGCTTGCGGTTCACGCGGGTTCCAGCGGCTGGTTTAGATTTGATCCGTGTCTGCTCACGAACGCGTACGGCGCTGGTTTTCGCTGGACGTCTAAGGAAGCTACGTGCATTGATCGTGTCAGCATAAGCTCAACCTCTAAGCGGCTAAAGCATGACGACGAATCCGATGCGCGAGTGAACATGTCGCGAGATTCTCCGGGCTAACGGAAATGCCGCGgaacgaggcgctcgagacgCAACCCCCGGCTAGCATTCGGAACGCTGCGTTCGACGCAGCCTCGCACGCCGCCCGAGCGAACACGGCCGGACGTCCACGCGGGACCGGGAGTCGAGGGCGAAAGTCGGCAGGGGCCTCCAAGCCGTGCATGGCCCAcagccgtcgaggcccgctCGGGAAGTCCAGGGAGCTCGGCCCCACGACGCCAGCTGGGGGGGGATTCCCACCGCGACTCCGCCCGCCTGCGGAGATTGGTCGAGACCGGGGACTGGACCAGGCCAAGCAGGAAAGTGACGGGGATGGAGAAACTCACCAAAAACAGCGACCACACAATGACGACAGATTTGTCGGGCTTGTAAACGCGAAGAAGTCGTTGAAGGAATTGCTGGCGACTATGGACGAGCGACAGAGTCGACGGACGGGGTTCGGGATCTGGCAAGAGGGTTCGGGATCTTGTGAGCGGGGTCGAGTACACCCCCGAGGCAGTTGCGCTGCGGGGTCACACGGTCGTAGTTGCCACGCCGAGTTGGTGTCCTGCCGTCTGAagaaggc
This sequence is a window from Purpureocillium takamizusanense chromosome 8, complete sequence. Protein-coding genes within it:
- a CDS encoding uncharacterized protein (EggNog:ENOG503NW5A~COG:L), which translates into the protein MVAKGRKATSRSTARLGPSGGNEERDIYQQMLAEAGVSAHEDVSSEPPLKRRRRTANHEDEKVLDSGASTHAKAQAADGSASEDEDEDVEFQDVVIPEPTLQTLELDTDEEDEDDEDEDERNFEDMDFAKPLGDAKPAEPASLELNLTAQQSATMPGRARERRKPITREEKERRIQIHQVHLLCLLSHVSRRNRWCNDTKVQESLRPHLDAKTINYLNPGSNLSQFGQAESLKNGLKQAGIMWENKFQIKERGLRRALWAEDPAQLQDYEPPSDMDSCLDRKDFQKMARNLQGSRDVGAQLYCALLRSIGVRARLVCSLQPLSFHSSAPSLPKPKKNATPTKSSHKERAREALAKYEALAESASAASPSSATARRRLGHPNATAYNFAPVQPPPGQSRAFDAPIKIRESPYPVYWVEVLDVGHQKWQPVDPVVLHTFWKPKVFEPPITDKENCLSYVVAFEADGTARDVTRRYAKAYTAKTRRLRVESARDDGGQWWQRVMKLYRPIRRTDLDQIEETELAAVEAREPMPRNVQDFKDHPVFALERHLRRHEVLVPEARPSGTVATGSRGPLEKIFRRKDVRVAKSADKWYRLGREVKANEIPAKWLPKKAQPENSRYDKEDAQPDGDVVGIPLYTQDQTELYEPPPVRNGRVPKNKFGNIEVYVPHMVPRGAVHIIHEHATRAAIILGVDFAPALTGFQFKGRQGTAVLHGIVVAAEFEEAVRNVIDGLGDVQQELEDERRRLVALRMWRKLLMGLRIRERIWSGVDEAEKREADRQAELDAGAGAMADDDDDDDDAAGESDATEEFDMIVNNDEDDDMMAGGFIVE
- the MIC33 gene encoding Putative mitochondrial 2-oxoglutarate/malate carrier protein (TransMembrane:2 (o246-266i309-329o)~COG:C~EggNog:ENOG503NWP1), with protein sequence MTGSLKQAAESARNKTTEVMNAAKGDGVAVANDVLHTPFMRAALPFINGGISGMVATTVIQPVDMVKVRIQLAGEGTSTGPKPTPLSVTRQIISSGKVLDLYTGLSAGLLRQAVYTTARLGLFDTIMGRLTARAKAQDRSIGFRERATAGLTAGGIAAMIGNPADLALIRMQSDGLKPLAERKNYKSVIDALGSIAKSEGVGALWSGAAPTVVRAMALNFGQLAFFSEAKVQLKQKTDLSARSQTLTASAIAGFFASFFSLPFDFVKTRLQKQQKGPDGKLPYKGMADCFAKVAKQEGILRFYRGFSTYYVRIAPHAMVTLIVADYLGWLTK